The following coding sequences lie in one Candidatus Eremiobacterota bacterium genomic window:
- a CDS encoding HU family DNA-binding protein, which translates to MTKADVIDAVADRAAVSRRQAGQIVDCILNEIKVALQKGDRVALNPFGSFVVRARQAREGRNPKTGEKISIAARNVPTFVAGRSLKEAVAGVSRKKKTRKSVSAVSP; encoded by the coding sequence TTGACAAAAGCCGATGTTATCGATGCCGTCGCCGACCGAGCGGCGGTTTCCAGGCGTCAAGCAGGTCAGATTGTCGATTGTATTTTGAACGAAATCAAAGTCGCTTTACAGAAAGGCGATCGCGTCGCGCTCAATCCTTTTGGCAGCTTCGTGGTTCGAGCGCGTCAAGCACGCGAGGGACGCAATCCAAAGACGGGCGAAAAAATCTCCATCGCCGCGCGTAACGTGCCGACGTTCGTCGCCGGCCGGTCGCTTAAAGAAGCCGTTGCAGGCGTATCGAGAAAGAAGAAGACACGCAAGAGTGTATCGGCCGTGTCACCGTGA
- the aroQ gene encoding type II 3-dehydroquinate dehydratase: MRVLVLHGPNLNLLGEREPEIYGTQTLAQLNDAIAAAAEELGLEIRCEQYNAEGAIVDALQVARTTYSGVVINPGAYAHYSYAIADAIAAIGIPTIEVHLSNVAAREPFRRVSVTASACRGVVSGLGATGYALALRALRDMVER; the protein is encoded by the coding sequence ATGCGCGTTTTGGTGCTTCACGGGCCAAACCTCAATCTTCTCGGCGAACGTGAGCCCGAGATTTATGGCACGCAAACGCTCGCGCAGCTCAACGATGCAATCGCTGCCGCCGCCGAGGAACTCGGTCTGGAGATTCGTTGCGAGCAGTATAATGCGGAAGGGGCGATCGTCGACGCGTTGCAGGTTGCGCGAACCACGTATTCCGGCGTCGTGATCAATCCGGGCGCATACGCGCATTATTCGTATGCAATTGCCGACGCCATCGCCGCGATCGGCATTCCAACGATCGAGGTCCATCTCTCGAATGTGGCCGCGCGGGAACCTTTTCGCCGCGTTAGCGTCACGGCGTCCGCTTGCCGCGGCGTTGTGAGCGGATTGGGGGCGACGGGCTACGCGCTCGCTTTGCGCGCGTTGCGCGATATGGTCGAGCGCTGA